Proteins from a genomic interval of Desulfovibrio piger:
- a CDS encoding ZIP family metal transporter: protein MEALFGHPILQSLLAGILSWISVSLGASAIFLRREFSRLAMDCMLGAAGGMMLGAAFLGLLQPAAEMASHMGRLHFIPIVCGLMAGAAFLMGLDHLLPHLHIRQKQQEGLSTSWRRSVLLVTAMALHHIPEGLTMGVGYGAVAAGSTLPSGVALEMSSAFMVTGTTLLQNLPEGLVVATALRAEGFSAKRSWLCGVFSGCTAPIGAILGAVASQVAGSLLPFALAAAAGAMVYVVIEEVIPEANASGNGNAATVACIGGLCLVMSFSSLVG from the coding sequence ATGGAAGCACTTTTTGGTCATCCCATCCTGCAGTCCCTGCTTGCCGGTATCCTTTCCTGGATCTCGGTCAGTCTGGGGGCCAGTGCCATCTTCCTGCGCCGCGAGTTTTCCCGTCTGGCCATGGACTGCATGCTGGGGGCCGCCGGCGGCATGATGCTGGGCGCAGCCTTCCTGGGCCTGCTGCAGCCCGCGGCCGAGATGGCCTCCCATATGGGCCGCCTGCATTTCATCCCCATCGTCTGCGGCCTCATGGCCGGTGCCGCCTTCCTCATGGGCCTTGACCATCTCCTGCCCCATCTGCACATCCGCCAGAAGCAGCAGGAGGGCCTTTCCACCAGCTGGCGCCGCAGCGTCCTGCTGGTCACGGCCATGGCCCTGCACCACATCCCCGAAGGCCTGACCATGGGCGTGGGGTACGGCGCCGTGGCCGCGGGCAGCACCCTGCCCTCGGGCGTGGCCCTGGAGATGAGCTCCGCTTTCATGGTCACCGGTACCACCCTGCTCCAGAACCTGCCCGAAGGCCTGGTGGTGGCCACGGCCCTGAGGGCCGAAGGTTTCTCGGCCAAACGGTCCTGGCTGTGCGGCGTCTTTTCCGGCTGTACGGCCCCCATCGGCGCCATCCTCGGTGCCGTCGCCTCCCAGGTGGCGGGCAGCCTGCTGCCCTTTGCCCTGGCTGCGGCGGCAGGCGCCATGGTCTATGTGGTCATCGAAGAAGTCATCCCCGAAGCCAATGCCTCCGGCAACGGCAACGCCGCCACGGTGGCCTGCATCGGCGGTCTCTGCCTGGTCATGAGCTTCTCCAGCCTGGTGGGCTAG